In Elusimicrobiota bacterium, the following are encoded in one genomic region:
- a CDS encoding Rieske (2Fe-2S) protein: MENEGCPCAGRDGGPKMTRQGFLALAATGLAAAIGAVLSASGLTYFISPAFGKDEENWIDLGPASDIKPGTPVKVDYVERRRDAWVVNEKRSSAWIATADGKEFTAFDPRCTHLGCPYRWDQARGQFLCPCHDAVFSGEGAVVSGPPPRPLDRYSVKIAGGRLLIQPQPQKGA; this comes from the coding sequence ACCCAAGATGACCCGGCAGGGCTTCCTGGCCCTGGCCGCGACGGGCCTGGCGGCCGCGATCGGGGCGGTCTTGAGCGCGAGCGGCCTTACGTACTTCATTTCCCCCGCTTTCGGCAAGGACGAGGAGAACTGGATTGACCTTGGCCCCGCCTCGGATATCAAGCCTGGGACTCCGGTCAAGGTGGACTACGTGGAGCGCCGCCGGGACGCCTGGGTGGTCAATGAGAAGCGCTCCTCCGCCTGGATCGCGACCGCGGACGGCAAGGAGTTCACAGCCTTCGACCCTCGCTGCACTCACCTCGGGTGCCCCTACCGCTGGGACCAGGCCAGGGGGCAGTTCCTTTGCCCCTGCCACGACGCGGTCTTTTCCGGAGAGGGGGCCGTGGTTTCCGGCCCGCCGCCGCGGCCCTTGGACCGCTATTCCGTTAAAATCGCCGGAGGCAGGCTCTTGATCCAGCCGCAGCCGCAGAAGGGGGCTTGA
- a CDS encoding cytochrome b N-terminal domain-containing protein, with protein sequence MNQAFCRVARWVAERTGLDQVWEALFARKIPEASGIAAWLYTLGSASMFVFSVQALTGALLAMNYVPSPDHAYDSVKFISERVLLGSFIRGLHHWGASFMVVLVVLHLLRVYFMGAYKYPREGTWMVGVALLLIVIGLGFTGYLLPWDQKAYWATAVGTNIAGQTPVLGPYVAKILKGGSEMGAATMTRFYALHVLVLPALALGLIAVHLFLVVWHGISEPPSRKDDGGRP encoded by the coding sequence ATGAACCAAGCGTTTTGCCGGGTCGCGCGATGGGTGGCCGAACGGACGGGCTTGGACCAAGTCTGGGAGGCGTTGTTTGCGCGCAAGATCCCCGAGGCCTCGGGGATCGCGGCTTGGCTTTACACGCTGGGAAGCGCCTCCATGTTCGTCTTCTCGGTCCAGGCGTTGACGGGGGCGCTTCTGGCCATGAACTACGTTCCCTCGCCGGATCACGCCTATGACTCAGTGAAATTCATCAGCGAGCGGGTGCTCTTGGGGAGCTTCATCCGGGGACTGCATCACTGGGGGGCAAGCTTCATGGTCGTCCTCGTCGTCCTTCATTTGCTGAGAGTCTATTTCATGGGGGCCTACAAATACCCGCGCGAGGGCACCTGGATGGTCGGGGTCGCTCTTCTGCTCATCGTCATCGGCCTTGGCTTTACGGGCTACCTCCTGCCCTGGGACCAGAAGGCCTATTGGGCCACGGCGGTGGGGACCAATATCGCCGGGCAGACCCCGGTCCTGGGGCCTTATGTCGCGAAGATCCTCAAGGGCGGCAGCGAAATGGGGGCCGCGACCATGACCCGCTTCTACGCCCTGCACGTCCTGGTGCTGCCGGCCTTGGCCCTGGGCCTCATCGCGGTTCACCTGTTTTTGGTGGTCTGGCACGGCATCTCGGAGCCGCCCAGCCGGAAGGATGACGGGGGGCGGCCATGA